From the Paludibacterium paludis genome, one window contains:
- the thrS gene encoding threonine--tRNA ligase, translating to MPDIRLPDGSIRSFDKPVTVHDVAASIGTGLARAALAGRVDGKLVDTSFLIERNADLAIVTDKDADGLDVIRHSTAHLLAYAVKELFPDAQVTIGPVIENGFYYDFSYKRPFTPEDLVAIEKKMSELAKKDIPVERYELPRDEAVAYFKSIGENYKAEIIASIPSDEALSLYREGEFTDLCRGPHVPSTGKLKVFKLMKVAGAYWRGDANNEMLQRIYGTAWSKKEDLEQYLFMLEEAEKRDHRRLGKQLDLFHLQDEAPGMVFWHPKGWTLWQNIEQYMRRTLDAAGYREVRTPMMMDSILWQKSGHWDNYRENMFTTESEKRDYAVKPMNCPGHIQIFNQGLRSYRDLPLRLAEFGSCHRNEPSGALHGIMRVRGFVQDDAHIFCTEDQILPEVRDFNELVMKVYRHFGFDNVSVKLSLRPEKYAGSLEVWDKAENGLREALAACGVEWEELPGEGAFYGPKVEYHIKDALGRSWQCGTVQLDFVLPERLDAEYVAEDNSRKRPVMLHRAILGSLERFIGILIENHAGAFPLWLAPVQMVVMSITEAQADYASSVAESLKKQGFRVELDLRNEKIGYKIREHSLQKLPYQVIVGDKEKADSMVAVRARGEDLGQITLDAFVARLKAEMPKE from the coding sequence ATGCCTGACATTCGCCTGCCCGACGGTTCCATCCGTTCATTCGACAAGCCGGTAACGGTTCATGACGTGGCGGCTTCCATCGGTACCGGTCTTGCCCGTGCCGCGCTAGCCGGGCGCGTGGACGGCAAGCTCGTGGACACCTCGTTTCTGATCGAGCGGAACGCGGATCTGGCCATCGTGACCGACAAGGACGCGGACGGTCTGGATGTGATTCGCCACTCGACGGCGCACCTTCTGGCCTACGCGGTCAAGGAGCTGTTTCCCGACGCGCAGGTGACCATCGGGCCGGTGATCGAAAACGGCTTTTATTACGACTTCAGTTACAAGCGTCCGTTCACGCCGGAAGACTTGGTCGCCATCGAGAAAAAGATGTCCGAACTCGCGAAGAAGGACATCCCGGTCGAGCGCTACGAGTTGCCGCGCGACGAAGCGGTGGCGTACTTCAAGTCGATCGGCGAGAACTACAAGGCCGAGATCATTGCCTCGATTCCGTCCGACGAAGCGTTGTCGCTGTATCGCGAGGGCGAGTTCACCGACCTGTGCCGCGGCCCGCACGTGCCGTCCACCGGCAAGCTCAAGGTGTTCAAGTTGATGAAGGTCGCCGGCGCCTACTGGCGCGGGGACGCCAATAACGAGATGCTGCAGCGCATCTACGGCACCGCCTGGTCGAAGAAGGAAGACCTCGAACAGTATCTGTTCATGCTGGAAGAGGCGGAGAAGCGCGATCACCGCCGCCTGGGCAAGCAACTGGATCTTTTCCATTTGCAGGATGAGGCGCCGGGCATGGTGTTCTGGCATCCGAAAGGCTGGACGCTGTGGCAGAACATCGAACAGTACATGCGGCGCACGCTGGATGCGGCGGGCTACCGGGAGGTGCGCACGCCGATGATGATGGACAGTATCCTGTGGCAGAAATCCGGCCACTGGGACAACTATCGCGAAAACATGTTCACCACGGAGTCGGAAAAGCGCGACTACGCCGTCAAGCCGATGAACTGCCCGGGGCATATCCAGATTTTCAATCAGGGTCTGCGTTCCTACCGCGATCTGCCGCTCAGGCTTGCCGAGTTCGGTTCCTGCCATCGCAACGAGCCGTCCGGCGCGCTGCATGGCATCATGCGCGTGCGCGGCTTCGTGCAGGACGATGCGCACATTTTCTGTACCGAGGACCAGATCCTGCCGGAAGTGCGCGACTTCAACGAACTGGTGATGAAGGTGTACCGCCACTTCGGCTTCGACAACGTGTCGGTCAAGTTGTCGCTGCGCCCGGAAAAGTACGCCGGTTCGCTCGAGGTGTGGGACAAGGCGGAAAACGGTCTGCGCGAAGCGCTGGCGGCGTGCGGCGTCGAGTGGGAGGAGCTGCCGGGCGAGGGCGCCTTCTACGGCCCGAAGGTGGAATATCATATCAAGGACGCGCTGGGACGCTCCTGGCAATGCGGTACCGTGCAGCTCGATTTCGTGCTGCCGGAGCGGCTGGACGCCGAATACGTGGCGGAAGACAACTCCCGCAAGCGTCCGGTCATGCTGCACCGGGCGATTCTCGGGTCGCTGGAACGTTTCATCGGTATCCTGATCGAAAACCACGCGGGAGCCTTCCCGTTGTGGCTTGCGCCGGTCCAGATGGTGGTGATGAGCATCACGGAAGCTCAGGCCGATTACGCGTCTTCTGTCGCGGAATCGTTGAAGAAACAAGGCTTCCGCGTTGAACTCGACTTGAGAAACGAGAAGATCGGCTATAAAATTCGCGAACATAGTCTGCAGAAATTGCCGTACCAGGTCATCGTGGGCGACAAGGAAAAGGCGGACTCGATGGTCGCGGTGCGTGCCCGGGGCGAAGACCTCGGACAGATCACTCTGGATGCGTTTGTCGCGCGTCTGAAGGCTGAGATGCCGAAAGAGTGA
- the infC gene encoding translation initiation factor IF-3: protein MVGMEGEQLGIMGLREAMALAEESDVDLVEISPTAQPPVCKLMDYGKYKYEQSKKRHEAKQKQKQVQVKEIKFRPGTDEGDYQVKLRNLIRFLSDGDKAKITLRFRGREMAHQDIGLALLKRVEADLVEVGTVEQFPRLEGRQMVMMISPKKK from the coding sequence CTGGTAGGGATGGAAGGGGAGCAGCTCGGCATCATGGGTCTGCGTGAGGCAATGGCCCTGGCCGAAGAGAGTGACGTCGATCTGGTGGAGATTTCCCCGACCGCCCAGCCCCCCGTCTGTAAGCTGATGGATTACGGCAAGTACAAGTACGAGCAATCCAAGAAGCGCCACGAGGCCAAGCAGAAGCAGAAACAGGTTCAGGTCAAGGAAATCAAGTTCCGTCCGGGCACTGACGAGGGCGACTATCAGGTCAAGCTGCGCAACCTGATCCGCTTCCTGTCGGACGGCGACAAGGCCAAGATCACCCTGCGCTTCCGCGGCCGCGAAATGGCTCACCAGGATATCGGTCTTGCCCTGCTCAAGCGGGTCGAGGCGGATCTGGTCGAAGTCGGCACCGTGGAACAGTTTCCGCGGCTGGAAGGCCGCCAGATGGTCATGATGATCTCCCCGAAAAAGAAATAA
- the rpmI gene encoding 50S ribosomal protein L35 translates to MPKMKTKSSAKKRLKVLGNGGVKRSMAFKRHILTKKTTKNKRQLRGTSMVHATNMASVRAMMPYA, encoded by the coding sequence ATGCCGAAAATGAAGACCAAGTCGAGTGCGAAAAAACGCCTCAAAGTGCTGGGCAATGGTGGTGTAAAACGCTCCATGGCGTTCAAGCGTCACATCCTGACCAAGAAGACCACCAAGAACAAGCGCCAGTTGCGCGGTACCTCCATGGTACACGCTACCAACATGGCTTCTGTTCGCGCAATGATGCCCTACGCTTAA
- the rplT gene encoding 50S ribosomal protein L20, which yields MPRVKRGVTARARHKKILALAKGYRGRRKNVYRIAKQAVMKAGQYAYRDRRQKKRQFRQLWIARINAGARECGLSYSKFMNGLKKAAIEIDRKVLADLAVFDKPAFALIVEKAKASLAA from the coding sequence ATGCCACGTGTTAAACGCGGTGTAACCGCACGCGCCCGTCACAAGAAAATCCTCGCTCTGGCAAAAGGCTATCGCGGCCGCCGGAAGAACGTCTATCGCATCGCCAAACAGGCGGTGATGAAAGCCGGTCAGTACGCATACCGCGACCGCCGCCAGAAGAAACGCCAGTTCCGCCAACTGTGGATCGCCCGTATCAACGCCGGAGCGCGTGAGTGCGGTCTGTCCTACAGCAAGTTCATGAACGGCCTGAAGAAAGCCGCGATTGAGATCGACCGCAAGGTTCTGGCAGATCTGGCCGTGTTCGACAAGCCGGCATTTGCGCTGATCGTTGAAAAAGCGAAAGCCAGCCTCGCCGCTTGA
- the pheS gene encoding phenylalanine--tRNA ligase subunit alpha, which produces MNNVDAILKEGLAELDSVSDLNGLEQVKARYLGKSGALTELLKQLGKLPGDERKAAGALINEAKQAFETRHNACRDALNAALLDAQLKAEALDVTLPGRGSAGGGLHPVILTLERIAELFRSMGFDVADGPEIETDFYNFQALNIPENHPARAMQDTFYVEGGDVLRTHTSPIQARFMQNHEPPIKIIAPGRVYRVDSDATHSPMFHQMEGLWVEEGVSFADLKAVVTDFLRRFFEREDLQVRFRPSFFPFTEPSAEIDVLGDRGWLEVGGCGMVHPNVLKTAGIDPERYTGFAFGIGLDRFAMLRYGVNDLRLFFENDLSFLKQFN; this is translated from the coding sequence ATGAATAACGTCGACGCGATTCTCAAGGAGGGGCTGGCCGAACTGGACTCGGTGTCAGACCTCAACGGACTTGAACAGGTCAAGGCGCGCTATCTTGGCAAAAGCGGTGCCCTGACCGAACTGCTCAAGCAGCTGGGCAAGCTGCCGGGCGACGAGCGCAAGGCTGCCGGCGCCCTGATCAACGAAGCCAAGCAGGCTTTCGAAACCCGTCACAACGCTTGCCGCGATGCTCTGAACGCGGCACTCCTCGATGCGCAACTCAAGGCCGAGGCGCTGGATGTCACGCTTCCGGGGCGCGGTTCGGCCGGCGGCGGTCTGCATCCGGTGATCCTGACACTCGAGCGCATCGCCGAACTTTTCCGTTCCATGGGCTTTGACGTGGCGGACGGCCCGGAAATCGAAACCGATTTCTACAATTTCCAGGCGCTCAATATCCCGGAAAACCACCCCGCTCGCGCGATGCAGGACACCTTCTATGTGGAAGGCGGCGATGTATTGCGTACTCACACGTCGCCTATCCAGGCGCGTTTCATGCAGAATCACGAGCCGCCGATCAAAATCATCGCGCCTGGCCGGGTGTACCGCGTGGATTCGGATGCCACTCATTCCCCGATGTTCCACCAGATGGAAGGCCTGTGGGTGGAAGAGGGCGTGAGTTTCGCCGATCTGAAAGCCGTGGTGACCGATTTCCTGCGCCGCTTCTTCGAGCGCGAGGATCTGCAGGTGCGTTTCCGTCCCTCGTTCTTCCCGTTTACCGAGCCCTCCGCCGAGATCGACGTGTTGGGTGACCGGGGTTGGCTGGAAGTGGGTGGCTGCGGCATGGTGCATCCGAATGTGCTGAAAACCGCCGGCATCGACCCCGAGCGGTACACCGGCTTCGCCTTCGGGATCGGCCTCGACCGTTTCGCCATGCTGCGCTATGGCGTCAATGACCTGCGCCTGTTCTTCGAGAACGACCTGTCATTCCTGAAACAGTTCAACTGA
- the pheT gene encoding phenylalanine--tRNA ligase subunit beta produces the protein MQFSEQWLRSWADPSLGTDELSYLLTMAGLEVEEVGSAAPAFTGVVIAEVKEVVPHENADRLRVTRVDAGTGELVQIVCGAPNVAVGLKVPCALPGAVLPGDFRIKPTKMRGVESNGMLCSGKELGVPDEADGLLVLPADAPVGQSIRDYLGLDDAIFTLKITPNRADCLSIRGIAREVAALTGCALEPVAIAPVVPVHDAVLPVTIESKEGCGRYLGRVIRNVDASRPTPEWMKRRLERSGIRSISAVVDVTNYILLEQGQPMHAFDLNALEGGIVVRQASEGETLLCLNEKTVTLDPSFMVIADEAKALAIAGVMGGEASGVTAASRDIFLESAFFAPTAIAGRARQLGFGSDSSFRFERGVDHALQRDAMERATALILAVCGGEAGPITEATGTLPATASVTVRTARVSRVLGIELGHDAIGAIFRRLGFTTRDSGDCHEVVSPSFRFDIAIEEDLIEEIARVHGYDAIPAEAPGARLRMLPLPEDRLPRSVVRRKVAAREYQEVVNYAFVAEAWERDFAGNADPVRLINPIASHMSVMRSSLIGGLVNGLAANLNRKQPRVRIFELARVFLKSEDGTVRQPERLAALAWGGRACEQWGIRSERVDFFDIKADVEALLYPRRAEYRKAEHPAFHPGRCAQVLLDGKVVGVIGELHPRWVQSYDLPSAPVAFELDYAALETVRLVKAKAVSKFQSVRRDLALVVDDAVDAGAMLGTFRSAAAPNVTDVALFDVYRGKGVEEGKKSLAFSVTLQHDERTLTDEDVEASVAVLLAAVSAQHAAILRA, from the coding sequence ATGCAATTTTCCGAACAGTGGCTGCGAAGCTGGGCCGATCCCTCGCTTGGCACCGATGAATTGTCTTACCTCTTGACCATGGCCGGCCTCGAAGTCGAGGAAGTCGGCTCCGCCGCGCCGGCGTTCACCGGCGTGGTGATCGCCGAGGTCAAGGAAGTCGTTCCCCATGAAAACGCCGACCGGCTGCGCGTGACACGCGTCGATGCCGGTACCGGCGAACTTGTGCAGATCGTTTGCGGCGCGCCGAACGTGGCGGTGGGGCTGAAAGTGCCTTGCGCCTTGCCCGGTGCGGTATTGCCAGGCGATTTTCGCATCAAGCCGACCAAGATGCGCGGTGTCGAATCCAACGGCATGTTGTGCTCGGGTAAAGAGCTTGGCGTGCCCGACGAGGCCGACGGCCTGCTCGTTTTGCCCGCCGATGCGCCGGTGGGGCAGTCGATCCGCGATTACCTCGGACTCGATGATGCGATTTTCACCCTCAAGATCACCCCGAACCGTGCCGACTGCCTGTCCATTCGCGGCATAGCCCGGGAAGTCGCGGCACTGACCGGCTGCGCGTTGGAGCCGGTCGCCATCGCCCCGGTGGTTCCGGTTCACGACGCGGTACTGCCGGTCACTATCGAGTCGAAGGAGGGATGCGGCCGTTATCTTGGCCGTGTCATCCGCAATGTCGACGCTTCCCGGCCGACGCCGGAGTGGATGAAGCGCCGCCTCGAGCGCTCGGGCATCCGGTCGATCAGCGCCGTGGTCGACGTGACCAACTATATCCTGCTGGAGCAGGGCCAGCCGATGCATGCCTTCGATCTGAACGCGCTGGAAGGCGGCATCGTCGTGCGTCAGGCAAGCGAGGGCGAAACCCTGCTGTGCCTGAATGAAAAGACCGTGACGCTGGACCCGTCCTTCATGGTGATCGCCGATGAAGCCAAGGCTTTGGCGATCGCCGGCGTGATGGGGGGCGAAGCGAGCGGCGTAACGGCGGCGAGCCGGGATATTTTCCTGGAGAGCGCGTTCTTCGCGCCAACCGCGATTGCCGGCCGGGCTCGCCAGCTCGGCTTTGGCTCCGATTCGTCGTTCCGTTTCGAACGAGGGGTCGATCATGCCCTGCAACGGGACGCGATGGAACGCGCCACCGCGCTGATCCTGGCGGTCTGCGGTGGCGAGGCGGGACCGATTACCGAAGCGACCGGCACCTTGCCGGCGACAGCCAGCGTCACGGTACGTACCGCCCGGGTGAGTCGTGTGCTCGGTATCGAGCTGGGGCATGATGCCATCGGCGCCATTTTCCGGCGCCTGGGCTTCACCACCCGGGATAGCGGTGACTGCCATGAGGTGGTGTCGCCGTCATTCCGCTTCGATATCGCGATCGAAGAGGATCTGATCGAAGAAATCGCCCGGGTGCATGGCTACGATGCCATTCCCGCCGAAGCCCCGGGAGCCCGCCTGCGCATGCTGCCATTGCCGGAGGACCGTTTGCCGCGCAGCGTCGTGCGCCGCAAGGTCGCGGCCCGGGAGTACCAGGAAGTGGTGAATTACGCCTTCGTTGCGGAAGCTTGGGAACGTGACTTCGCCGGTAACGCAGACCCGGTGAGGCTGATCAATCCGATCGCATCGCACATGAGCGTGATGCGTTCTTCGCTGATCGGCGGGCTGGTTAACGGATTGGCCGCCAATCTCAACCGCAAGCAGCCGCGCGTGCGTATTTTCGAACTGGCCAGGGTGTTCCTCAAGTCGGAAGACGGTACTGTCCGGCAGCCCGAGCGGCTTGCGGCCCTCGCCTGGGGCGGTCGCGCCTGCGAGCAGTGGGGTATCCGATCGGAACGCGTCGATTTCTTCGATATCAAGGCGGATGTGGAAGCCCTTCTGTATCCGCGGCGGGCCGAATACCGGAAAGCGGAGCACCCGGCCTTCCATCCCGGACGCTGTGCCCAGGTGCTGCTGGACGGTAAAGTGGTTGGTGTGATTGGCGAACTCCATCCGCGTTGGGTGCAGTCTTATGACTTGCCGTCGGCTCCGGTCGCCTTCGAGCTGGATTATGCTGCTCTGGAAACCGTGCGGCTGGTGAAAGCGAAGGCGGTCAGCAAGTTCCAGAGCGTGCGCCGCGACCTTGCTTTGGTCGTTGACGACGCCGTGGACGCCGGGGCGATGCTCGGGACGTTCCGCTCCGCGGCGGCCCCGAACGTGACCGATGTGGCTCTGTTCGATGTGTATCGCGGCAAGGGGGTGGAGGAGGGCAAGAAGAGCCTTGCCTTCAGCGTGACCTTGCAGCATGACGAGCGGACATTGACCGATGAAGACGTCGAAGCGTCGGTGGCTGTCCTGCTGGCCGCAGTGTCCGCACAGCACGCTGCTATCCTTAGAGCGTAA
- a CDS encoding integration host factor subunit alpha, with protein sequence MTLTKAELADLLFDKVGLNKREAKDMVETFFEEIRIALESGDCVKLSGFGNFQLRDKPQRPGRNPKTGEEIPITARRVVTFHASQKLKGMVEEYHANKQG encoded by the coding sequence ATGACTTTGACCAAAGCCGAACTGGCTGACCTGCTGTTCGACAAGGTTGGCTTGAACAAGCGCGAAGCCAAGGACATGGTAGAAACGTTCTTCGAAGAAATCCGTATCGCGCTGGAATCCGGAGATTGCGTCAAACTGTCCGGTTTCGGTAATTTCCAGCTGCGCGACAAGCCGCAGCGTCCAGGACGCAACCCCAAGACCGGGGAAGAGATCCCCATCACGGCCCGCCGCGTTGTCACGTTCCACGCGAGCCAGAAACTCAAGGGAATGGTTGAAGAATACCATGCCAACAAGCAGGGATGA
- a CDS encoding MerR family transcriptional regulator, giving the protein MPTSRDDLPAIPAKRYFTIGEVSELAGVKPHVLRYWELEFGELKNVKRRGNRRYYQHHEVLLVRRIRELLYDDGFTIHGARQRLCQDPAALPPLSAADVRRELEAILDLLGGGAANTQ; this is encoded by the coding sequence ATGCCAACAAGCAGGGATGATTTGCCGGCCATTCCGGCAAAGCGCTATTTCACGATCGGCGAAGTCAGTGAACTCGCCGGCGTCAAACCTCATGTTCTGCGTTACTGGGAGCTGGAGTTTGGCGAGCTCAAGAATGTGAAGCGCCGCGGTAACCGTCGGTATTACCAGCACCATGAAGTACTGCTGGTTCGCCGGATCCGCGAATTGTTGTACGATGATGGCTTCACGATCCATGGCGCGCGTCAGCGTCTTTGCCAGGATCCTGCCGCGTTGCCGCCACTGTCGGCGGCAGATGTGCGGCGTGAACTCGAAGCGATTCTTGATCTGCTGGGTGGCGGCGCGGCCAATACCCAGTAA
- a CDS encoding APC family permease — protein sequence MASTESTPKIGVFTFVMITSAVVISVRTLPMTAQPGLMTIFLTLAAALLFLVPTALVAAELATAWPQDGGIFIWVREAFGERLGFVAVWLQWIQMVFGMTSIIMIIAATIAYVIDPALASNKMYMLGMILAIWWGCTLVNMRGLKTLGWVSTVCVCLGVFLPGILLIMCGVTYVLSGNPIMTDVSFTWNNLVPSLSDKGTLGLFIGFIFVVMGMEVSASNVSSIRDARRNYPIAIILVSCIMVALSVIGSAAIFVAIPKENISMTAGLMQAFELYFSKWGFGWLAPVMGLAIALGLIGQVNSWVLGPVRGLQATADSGALPEFLQKTNKHGVPVTLVMIQAVAISLVGILITVMPNVDNFYFMLMGLTGLIYLVAYLFMFSAAIYLRYKRPDVERSFKVPGGNAGMWICSGLGLLISLTAGYLGFFPPGSFKGTAATYQTFQCIGLGVMLVIPFLVYSYGQKARARKEMRIGSPAASTSALRS from the coding sequence ATGGCAAGCACTGAATCCACACCGAAGATCGGTGTATTTACCTTCGTCATGATCACCTCTGCGGTAGTCATCAGCGTACGTACGTTGCCGATGACCGCCCAGCCGGGGTTAATGACGATTTTCCTCACCCTTGCGGCCGCTTTGCTGTTCCTGGTTCCGACGGCGCTGGTTGCCGCCGAGCTGGCAACTGCCTGGCCTCAGGATGGCGGGATTTTCATCTGGGTACGCGAAGCCTTCGGCGAACGCCTGGGGTTCGTCGCGGTCTGGCTGCAATGGATCCAGATGGTGTTCGGCATGACATCCATCATCATGATCATCGCCGCGACGATCGCCTATGTGATCGATCCGGCGCTGGCCAGCAACAAGATGTACATGCTCGGCATGATCCTCGCGATCTGGTGGGGCTGCACGCTGGTGAACATGCGAGGCCTGAAAACCCTCGGATGGGTGTCCACGGTCTGCGTATGTCTTGGCGTATTCCTGCCCGGCATTCTGCTGATTATGTGTGGTGTCACCTATGTGCTGTCCGGTAACCCGATCATGACCGATGTGTCGTTCACCTGGAACAATTTGGTGCCGAGTCTGAGCGACAAGGGAACGCTGGGGCTGTTCATCGGGTTCATTTTTGTGGTGATGGGCATGGAGGTCTCGGCATCCAACGTGTCGTCCATCCGTGACGCCCGCCGCAACTATCCGATCGCGATCATTCTGGTGTCGTGCATCATGGTCGCCTTGTCGGTGATCGGTTCGGCGGCGATTTTTGTGGCGATCCCGAAAGAAAACATTTCGATGACCGCCGGCCTGATGCAAGCCTTCGAACTGTATTTCTCCAAATGGGGTTTTGGGTGGCTGGCTCCGGTGATGGGATTGGCCATCGCGCTGGGTCTGATCGGTCAGGTCAACTCCTGGGTGTTGGGGCCGGTTCGTGGCCTGCAGGCGACCGCTGACTCCGGCGCGCTGCCCGAATTTCTGCAAAAGACCAACAAGCATGGCGTGCCGGTGACTCTGGTGATGATTCAGGCCGTGGCCATCAGCCTGGTCGGCATCCTGATCACCGTGATGCCCAATGTCGACAACTTCTACTTCATGTTGATGGGGCTGACCGGTCTGATCTATCTCGTCGCCTATCTCTTCATGTTCTCCGCGGCCATTTATCTGCGGTACAAGCGCCCCGATGTCGAACGGTCCTTCAAAGTGCCCGGTGGCAATGCCGGCATGTGGATCTGCTCGGGCCTGGGCCTGCTGATTTCCCTGACCGCCGGTTACCTCGGATTCTTTCCGCCCGGAAGCTTCAAGGGTACCGCCGCGACATATCAAACCTTCCAGTGCATTGGGCTGGGTGTGATGCTGGTTATTCCCTTCCTGGTCTACAGCTATGGCCAGAAAGCCCGCGCCCGCAAAGAAATGCGTATCGGTTCGCCCGCGGCGAGCACGAGCGCTCTCCGTTCCTGA
- a CDS encoding pyridoxal phosphate-dependent decarboxylase family protein, with the protein MENKNLTSNLNVDALFLGPKSENRVFFQEMMDYALREHMHWRADFHPEDAPLVTPVDQHMPDFRNTLYRTEGILRQLSSKLKTTSVPWFSPRYLGHMNADTLMVSNIAYVMTMLYNPNNCAHEASPTTTELEVEVGRDLCTMFGYHPNKSWGHITSGGTVANYEGVWVARNLKTVPLAMAQHPKARDLVAGFSERELLNMSPAAILDLTDELKKRGIFEEVRSLTARGVGVKKGQLGKFLVPMSKHYSWMKAMDVLGIGQENIVPLPVDEHYRTDVAKMREITFRLIEEGTPILGMVSVVGSTEEGSIDHVDEVIRLREECEERYGASFYIHVDAAYGGYVRAMFLDEENRFMEYDELVKRYRAEDIIPAGVAWPKREVYEGFKAMAEVDSITVDPHKVGYVQYAAGAVCMKDKRIVDLISYHAAYVFEECGDDAAEDKKVVLGASIMEGSKAGATAAAVWAAHRLVPLNIAGYGMVIARGIVTADWFHAKLASAEPFVVGHRKFDVRPVMHPDFHMVDFTFKEIGNDCLEDHNRLNKRMYEICSYASGRTYTNDFLTSSTSLASHEYGDTPAIFVRERGFAASEWERVQSVYILRSAVMTHFLRDAQRFEEYWSELRDIFTAKLAQIVEMEEKENEQLAAA; encoded by the coding sequence ATGGAAAACAAGAACCTGACCTCCAACCTGAATGTGGACGCGCTGTTTCTCGGCCCGAAATCGGAAAACCGCGTGTTCTTCCAGGAAATGATGGATTACGCGCTCCGGGAGCACATGCACTGGCGCGCCGACTTCCACCCCGAAGATGCTCCGCTGGTGACGCCGGTCGATCAGCACATGCCGGATTTTCGTAATACCTTGTACCGCACCGAAGGCATTCTGCGTCAGTTGTCTTCGAAGCTGAAGACGACGTCGGTTCCGTGGTTCTCGCCGCGCTATCTGGGCCATATGAACGCCGACACACTGATGGTCTCGAATATCGCTTACGTGATGACCATGCTGTACAACCCGAATAATTGCGCCCACGAGGCCTCGCCGACCACCACCGAGCTGGAGGTCGAAGTCGGCCGCGACTTGTGCACGATGTTCGGCTACCACCCGAACAAATCGTGGGGACATATCACTTCCGGCGGCACGGTCGCCAACTATGAAGGGGTGTGGGTGGCCCGCAACCTGAAGACGGTGCCGCTGGCCATGGCGCAGCACCCGAAGGCTCGTGATCTGGTCGCCGGTTTCTCCGAACGGGAACTGCTCAATATGTCTCCGGCCGCCATTCTCGATCTGACCGACGAATTGAAAAAGCGCGGAATCTTCGAGGAAGTGCGCAGCCTCACCGCGCGTGGTGTCGGCGTGAAGAAGGGCCAGCTTGGCAAGTTCCTGGTGCCGATGTCAAAGCACTATTCGTGGATGAAGGCCATGGACGTGCTTGGCATCGGCCAGGAAAACATCGTGCCGCTGCCGGTCGATGAGCATTACCGTACCGATGTCGCCAAGATGCGTGAAATCACCTTCCGGCTGATCGAAGAGGGCACGCCGATTCTTGGCATGGTATCGGTGGTTGGCTCCACCGAAGAAGGTTCCATTGACCACGTCGATGAAGTGATCCGTCTGCGCGAAGAGTGCGAAGAGCGTTATGGCGCTTCCTTCTACATTCACGTGGATGCGGCGTATGGCGGTTATGTGCGTGCGATGTTCCTCGATGAAGAGAACCGCTTCATGGAGTACGACGAGCTGGTCAAACGTTATCGCGCCGAGGACATCATCCCGGCCGGTGTGGCCTGGCCTAAGCGCGAAGTGTACGAAGGCTTCAAGGCGATGGCCGAGGTGGATTCCATCACCGTCGATCCGCACAAAGTCGGGTATGTGCAGTATGCCGCCGGCGCGGTCTGCATGAAAGACAAGCGCATTGTCGATCTGATCTCCTACCACGCGGCCTATGTGTTCGAAGAGTGCGGCGACGATGCCGCCGAGGACAAGAAAGTGGTGCTGGGCGCCTCCATCATGGAAGGCTCCAAGGCCGGCGCCACGGCGGCCGCCGTCTGGGCCGCGCACCGTCTGGTGCCGCTCAATATCGCCGGCTACGGCATGGTGATTGCCCGCGGTATCGTCACTGCCGACTGGTTCCACGCCAAGCTTGCCTCGGCCGAACCGTTTGTGGTCGGTCATCGCAAGTTCGATGTGCGCCCGGTGATGCATCCGGACTTCCACATGGTTGATTTCACCTTCAAGGAAATCGGCAACGACTGCCTGGAAGACCACAACCGCCTTAACAAGCGTATGTACGAGATCTGCTCGTACGCCTCCGGTCGGACGTACACCAATGACTTCCTGACTTCCTCCACTTCCCTGGCGTCGCACGAATACGGTGATACCCCGGCGATTTTTGTGCGGGAGCGCGGGTTCGCCGCCAGCGAGTGGGAGCGCGTGCAAAGCGTGTACATCCTGCGTTCCGCGGTCATGACGCACTTCTTGCGCGACGCTCAGCGTTTTGAAGAGTACTGGTCCGAACTTCGCGACATCTTCACGGCGAAATTGGCCCAGATCGTGGAAATGGAAGAAAAGGAAAACGAGCAACTGGCCGCTGCCTGA